The genomic region AGTTACCAGAACCACTTTGCCGGTGTAGTCGTATCGAATATTCATGATGCAATTAGGGTAAGTGAAATGAAATGACCTGACGATTTCTCGTCAGGTCATCATATTAACTAAGAGCATCTAACAAAAAGAACATTAGAGGAAATAGCCGCAGATGACGATGCACCCGAGTAGCATGAACGCTTCGTGGATGTCATCGCGTCGTTCATAGCGAACCCGTAAGCGTCGAAATTGATGTAGCCAACTGATG from Planctomycetia bacterium harbors:
- a CDS encoding IS5/IS1182 family transposase, with translation ISWLHQFRRLRVRYERRDDIHEAFMLLGCIVICGYFL